From the genome of Methanothermobacter sp., one region includes:
- the cas2 gene encoding CRISPR-associated endonuclease Cas2: protein MYLLIVYDVGVERVNKVKSYLRTELHWVQNSVFEGEVTGSQFRRIEMNLKRIIDEDRDSVVIYSFRSESAFKRNVLGVEKSPLDVIL from the coding sequence ATGTATCTTCTAATCGTATATGACGTCGGAGTTGAGAGGGTTAACAAGGTCAAGTCGTATCTTAGGACAGAACTTCACTGGGTCCAGAACTCAGTATTTGAGGGCGAAGTTACTGGGAGCCAGTTCAGACGCATAGAGATGAACCTTAAGAGGATCATAGATGAGGATAGGGACTCGGTGGTCATATACTCATTCCGGTCAGAGAGTGCATTTAAGAGAAATGTTCTTGGGGTGGAAAAATCCCCCCTTGATGTGATACTCTAG